One stretch of Juglans microcarpa x Juglans regia isolate MS1-56 chromosome 3D, Jm3101_v1.0, whole genome shotgun sequence DNA includes these proteins:
- the LOC121255772 gene encoding B-box zinc finger protein 20-like isoform X2, whose protein sequence is MKIQCGVCHKGEATVFCPADEAALCDGCDNSIHHANKLAGKHTRFSLIHPSLKEFPICDICQERRAFLFCKEDRAILCRECDVPIHKANEHTQKHDRFLLTGVKLHASSSLYPTSTSSNGSEANIDTEIRSPQSSSRKRPDTFPNELFLSSPSGNANPTASKVEENQINDSTDSISTSSISEYLMETLPGWRVEDLLDPAFPANGF, encoded by the exons ATGAAGATCCAGTGCGGCGTATGTCACAAAGGGGAGGCCACTGTATTCTGCCCTGCGGATGAAGCTGCTCTCTGTGATGGCTGCGATAACAGCATCCACCACGCAAACAAACTTGCCGGCAAACACACTCGCTTCTCTTTGATCCACCCCTCCCTCAAGGAATTCCCTATCTGCGATATTTGTCAG GAAAGGCGCGCCTTTCTTTTCTGCAAAGAAGATAGAGCAATTCTATGCAGAGAATGTGACGTCCCAATTCACAAAGCCAATGAACATACCCAAAAACACGATAGGTTTCTTCTCACAGGTGTAAAGCTCCATGCCTCTTCTTCTTTATACCCAACCTCAACATCCTCCAATGGTTCTGAAGCAAACATCGATACTGAGATCAGAAGCCCACAGTCTTCATCAAGAAAGAGACCAGACACTTTTCCTAATGAATTGTTCCTCAGTTCTCCAAGTGGGAATGCAAATCCAACAGCTAGCAAGGTTGAAGAAAATCAGATTAACGACAGTACGGATTCTATTTCAACCAGCAGCATATCAGAGTATTTGATGGAAACTTTGCCGGGTTGGCGAGTTGAAGACCTTCTTGACCCTGCATTTCCTGCCAATGGTTTCT AG
- the LOC121255772 gene encoding B-box zinc finger protein 20-like isoform X1, translating into MKIQCGVCHKGEATVFCPADEAALCDGCDNSIHHANKLAGKHTRFSLIHPSLKEFPICDICQERRAFLFCKEDRAILCRECDVPIHKANEHTQKHDRFLLTGVKLHASSSLYPTSTSSNGSEANIDTEIRSPQSSSRKRPDTFPNELFLSSPSGNANPTASKVEENQINDSTDSISTSSISEYLMETLPGWRVEDLLDPAFPANGFCKSFDQSLPLVDQDLERNMGSFPSEDSGTWIPQVLPQFHLFPQTDFLNGFKESAKTTDVKMSSQKWSDDGFTVPQINPPSKKSRRFR; encoded by the exons ATGAAGATCCAGTGCGGCGTATGTCACAAAGGGGAGGCCACTGTATTCTGCCCTGCGGATGAAGCTGCTCTCTGTGATGGCTGCGATAACAGCATCCACCACGCAAACAAACTTGCCGGCAAACACACTCGCTTCTCTTTGATCCACCCCTCCCTCAAGGAATTCCCTATCTGCGATATTTGTCAG GAAAGGCGCGCCTTTCTTTTCTGCAAAGAAGATAGAGCAATTCTATGCAGAGAATGTGACGTCCCAATTCACAAAGCCAATGAACATACCCAAAAACACGATAGGTTTCTTCTCACAGGTGTAAAGCTCCATGCCTCTTCTTCTTTATACCCAACCTCAACATCCTCCAATGGTTCTGAAGCAAACATCGATACTGAGATCAGAAGCCCACAGTCTTCATCAAGAAAGAGACCAGACACTTTTCCTAATGAATTGTTCCTCAGTTCTCCAAGTGGGAATGCAAATCCAACAGCTAGCAAGGTTGAAGAAAATCAGATTAACGACAGTACGGATTCTATTTCAACCAGCAGCATATCAGAGTATTTGATGGAAACTTTGCCGGGTTGGCGAGTTGAAGACCTTCTTGACCCTGCATTTCCTGCCAATGGTTTCTGTAAG AGCTTTGATCAATCTCTCCCGTTAGTGGATCAAGATCTTGAGAGAAATATGGGTTCTTTTCCATCAGAAGATTCGGGCACCTGGATTCCTCAAGTACTGCCTCAATTTCATCTCTTTCCGCAGACTGATTTTCTGAATGGATTCAAGGAATCGGCAAAGACTACTGACGTAAAAATGAGCAGCCAGAAATGGAGTGATGATGGTTTTACAGTACCTCAAATCAATCCTCCATCTAAGAAATCAAGACGCTTTAGATAA